One Manihot esculenta cultivar AM560-2 chromosome 6, M.esculenta_v8, whole genome shotgun sequence DNA segment encodes these proteins:
- the LOC110618214 gene encoding protein MEI2-like 1 isoform X3 — translation MPFEIMDQRGGTASSHFFEDIRLPNERQIGFWKPHSMPDHQSTGGVVQIPSSKLVASSPLEKVSAAGTLPESMLAMDRKEKLSFGEGSDNILKASWNSMDHHTKPWSSSSVQPASYSLVGNRPGNSATQWESSLFSSSFSDAFSAKLSLLENNVRSNQPVKSVTSPHVEDEPFESLEELEAQTIGNLLPAEDDLFSGVTDELGHNTHVNSGDDLEDFDLFITGGGMELEGDDSVTVGQKNSDFVGGVNNGQVGPIVGEHPYGEHPSRTLFVRNINSNVEDTELQALFEQYGDIRTLYTACKHRGFVMISYYDIRAARNAMISLQNKPLRRRKLDIHYSIPKDNPSEKDINQGTLVIFNLDSSVSTEELHKIFGVYGEIKEIREIPHKRYHKFIEYYDIRAAEAALSALNRSDIAGKQIKLERSLLGSTRRYCHCTLLIIRITHLVPKPEQEQDEPSLCPSPFDDLSSGRLGSSFSALSSGVIASGSMNKGSAQVLPSAVQSPVGSFIESHLSSSVPNNLPSPLTMASIGKQFGLNESSHSMDEIMFSNQCIPSFHPHSLPEYHDSLANGVPYNSSTTIGSMAHSVGSKVTEGINSRHIQGVRSNGHLMEHNGGVFGSSGNGTGSLPGHLYMWNNSNSGQQHHANHMIWPNSPSFTNGVHAHHVPHMAGLPRAAPVMLNQLPAHHHIGSAPAVNPSLWDRRQAYSGASPEASSFHLGSLGSVGFPGSSPPHPMEIASHNIFSHVGGNCMDVTQNAGLRTAQPMCHIFPGRNPMISMPSPFDSSNERVRNLSHRRMESNSNHSDKKQYELDIDRILCGEDSRTTLMIKNIPNKYTSKMLLAAIDEHCRGTYDFIYLPIDFKNKCNVGYAFINMIDPQQIIPFHKAFNGKKWEKFNSEKVASLAYARIQGKAALIAHFQNSSLMNEDKRCRPILFHTDGPNAGDPEPFPMGTNIRSRLGKPRTSGNEDNHHQVNPSTSANGEDSSNGTDSTSSSE, via the exons ATGCCGTTTGAAATCATGGATCAGAGGGGTGGAACTGCGTCGTCTCATTTCTTTGAGGACATCCGGCTGCCTAATGAG AGACAAATTGGGTTTTGGAAGCCGCATTCAATGCCTGATCACCAAA GCACAGGTGGAGTGGTACAAATTCCTAGCAGCAAGTTGGTTGCTTCATCACCTCTGGAAAAAGTTTCAGCAGCTGGAACACTGCCAGAGTCAATGCTAGCCATGGATCGAAAGGAAAAGCTATCATTTGGTGAAGGAAGTGATAATATTTTGAAAGCTTCATGGAATTCTATGGATCATCATACAAAACCATGGTCGAGTTCGTCTGTGCAGCCTGCATCTTATAGCTTGGTTGGAAATAGGCCTGGTAATAGTGCAACTCAGTGGGAAAGCAGCCTGTTCTCAAGCTCATTTTCTGATGCATTTAGTGCAAAGT TGAGTTTATTAGAGAATAATGTTCGATCAAATCAACCTGTCAAATCTGTTACTTCACCCCACGTGGAAGATGAGCCTTTTGAATCTCTTGAAGAACTTGAGGCTCAGACTATAGGAAACCTCCTTCCTGCTGAAGATGATCTGTTCTCTGGAgtgactgatgagttgggacaTAATACTCATGTCAATAGTGGCGATGATTTGGAAGACTTTGACCTGTTTATCACTGGTGGAGGCATGGAATTAGAAGGGGATGATAGTGTAACTGTCGGTCAAAAAAATTCTGATTTTGTTGGGGGAGTTAACAATGGTCAAGTAGGTCCAATTGTTGGTGAACATCCTTATGGTGAACACCCTTCTAGAACATTATTTGTCAGAAACATCAATAGCAATGTTGAAGACACTGAGCTACAGGCTCTTTTTGAG CAATATGGGGATATTCGAACACTTTATACAGCATGCAAACATCGTGGTTTTGTTATGATCTCTTATTATGACATCAGGGCAGCTCGGAATGCAATGATATCTCTTCAGAATAAGCCATTGAGGCGAAGGAAACTTGACATACATTACTCAATTCCAAAG GACAATCCATCTGAGAAAGATATTAACCAAGGCACTCTAGTGATTTTCAATCTTGATTCTTCTGTTTCAACTGAGGAGCTACACAAAATATTTGGAGTTTATGGAGAAATTAAAGAA ATCCGTGAGATCCCACACAAGCGCTATCACAAATTCATAGAGTATTATGATATTAGAGCTGCAGAAGCAGCTCTGTCTGCATTAAATAGGAGTGATATTGCTGGGAAGCAGATAAAGCTGGAACGGAGCCTTCTCGGGAGTACAAGACGGTATTGTCATTGTACTCTTCTTATTATTCGAATTACCCA TTTGGTGCCAAAGCCTGAGCAGGAGCAAGATGAACCCAGTCTTTGTCCAAGCCCTTTTGACGACTTATCATCTGGACGACTTGGTAGTTCATTCT CAGCACTTTCTTCTGGAGTAATTGCATCTGGTTCCATGAACAAGGGATCAGCCCAAGTTTTACCTTCAGCTGTCCAGTCACCTGTGGGTTCATTTATTGAATCTCATCTGAGTTCTAGTGTTCCAAATAACTTGCCTTCTCCACTGACGATGGCATCTATTGGCAAACAGTTTGGACTTAATGAATCTAGTCACTCCATGGATGAAATAATGTTCAGTAACCAATGCATTCCAAGTTTCCACCCTCATTCCTTGCCAGAGTATCACGACAGTTTAGCCAATGGTGTTCCATATAACTCTTCAACGACTATAGGAAGCATGGCTCATAGTGTTGGTTCAAAAGTGACAGAAGGAATCAACAGCAGGCATATTCAAGGAGTACGGTCAAATGGGCACCTGATGGAACATAATGGAGGGG TTTTTGGATCTTCTGGAAATGGAACTGGCTCTCTTCCAGGGCATCTTTACATGTGGAACAATTCAAATTCAGGTCAGCAACATCATGCAAACCATATGATTTGGCCAAACTCACCATCATTTACCAATGGTGTTCATGCTCATCACGTTCCACATATGGCTGGACTTCCTCGAGCAGCTCCGGTTATGCTCAACCAGTTACCTGCACATCATCACATTGGATCTGCACCAGCTGTCAATCCTTCCTTGTGGGACAGGCGACAAGCTTATTCTGGGGCGTCTCCGGAAGCTTCTAGTTTCCATTTGGGTTCTCTTGGGAGTGTGGGTTTTCCTGGTAGCTCTCCACCACATCCTATGGAAATTGCATCCCACAACATTTTCTCTCATGTTGGTGGAAATTGTATGGATGTGACTCAAAATGCTGGACTACGCACTGCTCAGCCAATGTGCCACATTTTTCCTGGGAGGAACCCGATGATCTCAATGCCATCCCCTTTTGATTCTTCTAATGAACGTGTCAGAAATCTCTCACATCGTAGAATGGAATCCAATTCCAATCATTCAGATAAGAAACAATATGAACTTGATATTGACCGCATATTGTGTGGCGAAGATAGTCGAACCACATTGATGATAAAGAACATTCCAAACaa ATATACTTCAAAGATGCTATTGGCTGCCATTGATGAGCACTGTCGAGGAACATACGACTTTATTTACTTACCAATTGATTTCAAG AACAAATGCAATGTGGGTTATGCATTCATTAACATGATCGATCCTCAACAAATTATTCCATTCCACAAG GCATTCAATGGCAAAAAATGGGAGAAGTTCAACAGTGAAAAGGTGGCATCTCTTGCATATGCTCGAATTCAGGGAAAAGCTGCTCTTATTGCTCATTTCCAGAACTCAAGTTTGATGAATGAGGATAAACGCTGTCGCCCTATACTCTTCCATACTGATGGGCCGAATGCTGGTGATCCG GAGCCTTTCCCCATGGGTACCAATATTAGGTCAAGATTGGGCAAACCTCGAACCAGTGGTAATGAAGACAACCACCATCAGGTGAACCCTTCTACTTCAGCAAATGGAGAAGATTCTTCCAATGGAACAGACTCAACATCGAGTTCCGAATGA
- the LOC110618214 gene encoding protein MEI2-like 1 isoform X11 yields the protein MLAMDRKEKLSFGEGSDNILKASWNSMDHHTKPWSSSSVQPASYSLVGNRPGNSATQWESSLFSSSFSDAFSAKLSLLENNVRSNQPVKSVTSPHVEDEPFESLEELEAQTIGNLLPAEDDLFSGVTDELGHNTHVNSGDDLEDFDLFITGGGMELEGDDSVTVGQKNSDFVGGVNNGQVGPIVGEHPYGEHPSRTLFVRNINSNVEDTELQALFEQYGDIRTLYTACKHRGFVMISYYDIRAARNAMISLQNKPLRRRKLDIHYSIPKDNPSEKDINQGTLVIFNLDSSVSTEELHKIFGVYGEIKEIREIPHKRYHKFIEYYDIRAAEAALSALNRSDIAGKQIKLERSLLGSTRRYCHCTLLIIRITHLVPKPEQEQDEPSLCPSPFDDLSSGRLGSSFSALSSGVIASGSMNKGSAQVLPSAVQSPVGSFIESHLSSSVPNNLPSPLTMASIGKQFGLNESSHSMDEIMFSNQCIPSFHPHSLPEYHDSLANGVPYNSSTTIGSMAHSVGSKVTEGINSRHIQGVRSNGHLMEHNGGVFGSSGNGTGSLPGHLYMWNNSNSGQQHHANHMIWPNSPSFTNGVHAHHVPHMAGLPRAAPVMLNQLPAHHHIGSAPAVNPSLWDRRQAYSGASPEASSFHLGSLGSVGFPGSSPPHPMEIASHNIFSHVGGNCMDVTQNAGLRTAQPMCHIFPGRNPMISMPSPFDSSNERVRNLSHRRMESNSNHSDKKQYELDIDRILCGEDSRTTLMIKNIPNKYTSKMLLAAIDEHCRGTYDFIYLPIDFKNKCNVGYAFINMIDPQQIIPFHKAFNGKKWEKFNSEKVASLAYARIQGKAALIAHFQNSSLMNEDKRCRPILFHTDGPNAGDPEPFPMGTNIRSRLGKPRTSGNEDNHHQVNPSTSANGEDSSNGTDSTSSSE from the exons ATGCTAGCCATGGATCGAAAGGAAAAGCTATCATTTGGTGAAGGAAGTGATAATATTTTGAAAGCTTCATGGAATTCTATGGATCATCATACAAAACCATGGTCGAGTTCGTCTGTGCAGCCTGCATCTTATAGCTTGGTTGGAAATAGGCCTGGTAATAGTGCAACTCAGTGGGAAAGCAGCCTGTTCTCAAGCTCATTTTCTGATGCATTTAGTGCAAAGT TGAGTTTATTAGAGAATAATGTTCGATCAAATCAACCTGTCAAATCTGTTACTTCACCCCACGTGGAAGATGAGCCTTTTGAATCTCTTGAAGAACTTGAGGCTCAGACTATAGGAAACCTCCTTCCTGCTGAAGATGATCTGTTCTCTGGAgtgactgatgagttgggacaTAATACTCATGTCAATAGTGGCGATGATTTGGAAGACTTTGACCTGTTTATCACTGGTGGAGGCATGGAATTAGAAGGGGATGATAGTGTAACTGTCGGTCAAAAAAATTCTGATTTTGTTGGGGGAGTTAACAATGGTCAAGTAGGTCCAATTGTTGGTGAACATCCTTATGGTGAACACCCTTCTAGAACATTATTTGTCAGAAACATCAATAGCAATGTTGAAGACACTGAGCTACAGGCTCTTTTTGAG CAATATGGGGATATTCGAACACTTTATACAGCATGCAAACATCGTGGTTTTGTTATGATCTCTTATTATGACATCAGGGCAGCTCGGAATGCAATGATATCTCTTCAGAATAAGCCATTGAGGCGAAGGAAACTTGACATACATTACTCAATTCCAAAG GACAATCCATCTGAGAAAGATATTAACCAAGGCACTCTAGTGATTTTCAATCTTGATTCTTCTGTTTCAACTGAGGAGCTACACAAAATATTTGGAGTTTATGGAGAAATTAAAGAA ATCCGTGAGATCCCACACAAGCGCTATCACAAATTCATAGAGTATTATGATATTAGAGCTGCAGAAGCAGCTCTGTCTGCATTAAATAGGAGTGATATTGCTGGGAAGCAGATAAAGCTGGAACGGAGCCTTCTCGGGAGTACAAGACGGTATTGTCATTGTACTCTTCTTATTATTCGAATTACCCA TTTGGTGCCAAAGCCTGAGCAGGAGCAAGATGAACCCAGTCTTTGTCCAAGCCCTTTTGACGACTTATCATCTGGACGACTTGGTAGTTCATTCT CAGCACTTTCTTCTGGAGTAATTGCATCTGGTTCCATGAACAAGGGATCAGCCCAAGTTTTACCTTCAGCTGTCCAGTCACCTGTGGGTTCATTTATTGAATCTCATCTGAGTTCTAGTGTTCCAAATAACTTGCCTTCTCCACTGACGATGGCATCTATTGGCAAACAGTTTGGACTTAATGAATCTAGTCACTCCATGGATGAAATAATGTTCAGTAACCAATGCATTCCAAGTTTCCACCCTCATTCCTTGCCAGAGTATCACGACAGTTTAGCCAATGGTGTTCCATATAACTCTTCAACGACTATAGGAAGCATGGCTCATAGTGTTGGTTCAAAAGTGACAGAAGGAATCAACAGCAGGCATATTCAAGGAGTACGGTCAAATGGGCACCTGATGGAACATAATGGAGGGG TTTTTGGATCTTCTGGAAATGGAACTGGCTCTCTTCCAGGGCATCTTTACATGTGGAACAATTCAAATTCAGGTCAGCAACATCATGCAAACCATATGATTTGGCCAAACTCACCATCATTTACCAATGGTGTTCATGCTCATCACGTTCCACATATGGCTGGACTTCCTCGAGCAGCTCCGGTTATGCTCAACCAGTTACCTGCACATCATCACATTGGATCTGCACCAGCTGTCAATCCTTCCTTGTGGGACAGGCGACAAGCTTATTCTGGGGCGTCTCCGGAAGCTTCTAGTTTCCATTTGGGTTCTCTTGGGAGTGTGGGTTTTCCTGGTAGCTCTCCACCACATCCTATGGAAATTGCATCCCACAACATTTTCTCTCATGTTGGTGGAAATTGTATGGATGTGACTCAAAATGCTGGACTACGCACTGCTCAGCCAATGTGCCACATTTTTCCTGGGAGGAACCCGATGATCTCAATGCCATCCCCTTTTGATTCTTCTAATGAACGTGTCAGAAATCTCTCACATCGTAGAATGGAATCCAATTCCAATCATTCAGATAAGAAACAATATGAACTTGATATTGACCGCATATTGTGTGGCGAAGATAGTCGAACCACATTGATGATAAAGAACATTCCAAACaa ATATACTTCAAAGATGCTATTGGCTGCCATTGATGAGCACTGTCGAGGAACATACGACTTTATTTACTTACCAATTGATTTCAAG AACAAATGCAATGTGGGTTATGCATTCATTAACATGATCGATCCTCAACAAATTATTCCATTCCACAAG GCATTCAATGGCAAAAAATGGGAGAAGTTCAACAGTGAAAAGGTGGCATCTCTTGCATATGCTCGAATTCAGGGAAAAGCTGCTCTTATTGCTCATTTCCAGAACTCAAGTTTGATGAATGAGGATAAACGCTGTCGCCCTATACTCTTCCATACTGATGGGCCGAATGCTGGTGATCCG GAGCCTTTCCCCATGGGTACCAATATTAGGTCAAGATTGGGCAAACCTCGAACCAGTGGTAATGAAGACAACCACCATCAGGTGAACCCTTCTACTTCAGCAAATGGAGAAGATTCTTCCAATGGAACAGACTCAACATCGAGTTCCGAATGA